A window from Mesorhizobium sp. WSM2240 encodes these proteins:
- a CDS encoding MFS transporter gives MTAESTTSPREDRILWAAMAGIIATVTVFALAQGLTYPLLSFILERQGMTPGLIGLSAAMTPLGFIVSAPFIPALVRRLGGARLAILCSILAALTLIAIAWTQDVWAWMPLRFLLGFFANPLYVISETWLITITPAPRRGRIMGLYSSIVSGGFALGPLSLGLVGTEGWPPFMIGIVAFPLCGLIVLAVVPRLPKMPREGEAISVGGFFALAPLLLFAVFTAAAFEQVVVSLFAVYGAALGSAEARITVLIAGFTAGNAVLQILLGRVAEQFGSTRTMLFCVLACLAGCLLLPLTFNWWVSWPLVFVWGGVSFGIYTMSLIQLGERFTGQALIAGNAAFAFVWGAGGIVGSPATGLAMQLVGHQGLPLSLGLLSCVLAALLMAERRRV, from the coding sequence ATGACTGCCGAAAGCACGACATCACCGCGCGAGGATCGGATCCTGTGGGCTGCGATGGCGGGCATCATCGCGACCGTCACCGTGTTCGCCTTGGCGCAGGGGCTGACCTATCCGCTGCTCAGCTTCATCCTGGAGCGGCAGGGGATGACGCCCGGCCTGATCGGCTTGTCGGCGGCGATGACGCCGCTGGGTTTCATTGTATCCGCGCCCTTCATTCCGGCGCTGGTGCGGCGCTTGGGCGGGGCGCGGCTTGCGATCCTGTGTTCGATCCTGGCCGCCCTCACCCTGATCGCGATTGCCTGGACGCAGGATGTCTGGGCCTGGATGCCTCTGCGCTTCCTGCTCGGCTTTTTCGCCAATCCCCTTTACGTGATCAGCGAAACCTGGCTGATCACGATCACGCCTGCGCCGCGCCGCGGCCGCATCATGGGCTTGTATTCATCGATCGTTTCGGGTGGCTTCGCCCTCGGCCCGCTGTCACTCGGCCTGGTCGGCACTGAGGGTTGGCCGCCTTTCATGATCGGCATCGTGGCCTTCCCGCTCTGCGGCCTGATCGTGCTCGCGGTCGTGCCGCGCCTGCCGAAGATGCCGCGTGAAGGCGAGGCCATATCGGTTGGCGGCTTCTTCGCACTGGCGCCGCTCCTGTTGTTCGCGGTTTTCACTGCTGCCGCCTTCGAGCAGGTCGTGGTTTCCTTGTTCGCGGTCTATGGCGCTGCGCTTGGCAGCGCCGAGGCGCGCATCACTGTGCTCATCGCCGGCTTCACCGCAGGCAATGCCGTGCTGCAGATTTTGCTCGGGCGCGTGGCCGAACAGTTCGGCTCGACGCGGACCATGTTATTTTGCGTTCTGGCTTGCCTGGCCGGCTGCTTGCTGCTGCCGTTGACCTTCAATTGGTGGGTCAGCTGGCCGCTCGTTTTCGTCTGGGGCGGGGTCTCCTTCGGGATCTACACCATGTCGCTGATCCAACTCGGCGAGCGTTTCACCGGTCAGGCCTTGATCGCCGGTAACGCGGCCTTCGCGTTCGTATGGGGCGCCGGCGGCATCGTGGGCTCGCCCGCGACGGGCCTCGCGATGCAATTGGTCGGACATCAGGGGCTGCCATTGTCCCTTGGTCTGCTGAGCTGTGTATTGGCGGCGCTTCTGATGGCGGAAAGACGGCGGGTTTGA
- the mazG gene encoding nucleoside triphosphate pyrophosphohydrolase: MKPSRDISRLIEIMAALRAPVTGCPWDIEQSFETIAPYTIEEAYEVADAIQRGDMDDLRDELGDLLLQVVYHAQMAEEAGAFSFGDVVNAVTTKMIRRHPHVFGDEDARGAGMAKGVWEKIKAEEKAGKRAERLARGLDAEDHGQGFLDSVPVAFPALTRALKLQEKAARVGFDWSEARSILDKIEEEIGELREAMENADEAEIKDEFGDVLFALVNFGRHLKIDSEAALTGTNEKFRARFHHVERALKASGRTLEQATLDEMEALWQQAKTAK, from the coding sequence ATGAAGCCCTCCCGAGATATTTCGCGCCTGATCGAAATCATGGCGGCGCTGCGCGCGCCGGTGACCGGCTGTCCCTGGGACATTGAACAGTCCTTCGAAACCATCGCGCCATATACGATCGAGGAAGCTTACGAGGTTGCCGACGCCATCCAGCGCGGCGACATGGACGACCTTCGCGACGAGCTCGGCGATCTCCTGCTGCAGGTCGTCTATCACGCGCAGATGGCCGAGGAAGCCGGCGCCTTCTCATTCGGCGATGTGGTGAACGCCGTCACGACCAAGATGATACGGCGGCACCCGCATGTGTTCGGCGACGAGGACGCGCGCGGCGCCGGAATGGCCAAGGGTGTTTGGGAAAAGATCAAGGCCGAGGAAAAGGCCGGCAAGCGCGCTGAGCGGCTGGCGCGCGGGCTCGACGCCGAGGATCACGGTCAGGGCTTTCTCGACAGCGTTCCAGTGGCGTTCCCGGCACTGACCCGGGCGCTGAAACTCCAGGAGAAAGCCGCCCGCGTCGGCTTCGACTGGAGCGAGGCACGGTCGATCCTCGACAAGATCGAAGAGGAAATCGGCGAGTTGCGCGAGGCGATGGAGAATGCCGACGAAGCCGAGATCAAGGACGAATTCGGCGACGTCCTGTTCGCGCTGGTCAATTTCGGCCGGCATCTGAAGATTGATTCGGAGGCTGCGCTCACAGGCACCAACGAGAAATTCCGGGCGCGCTTCCACCATGTCGAGCGCGCCCTGAAAGCTTCAGGCCGTACCCTGGAGCAAGCTACTCTCGACGAGATGGAAGCGCTCTGGCAGCAGGCAAAAACCGCGAAGTAA
- the hflX gene encoding GTPase HflX: MGDGARKGRGGTSNAGRDELTRAVVIAPVLPRNQRSDDDSNRPRLNRSAEARLDEAVGLAEAIDLNPIHTAIVTVNDPRPSTLLGSGKVDELAEIVKESRAELVIVDHPLTPVQQRNLEKATDAKVLDRTGLILEIFGRRARTKEGTLQVDLAHLNYQKGRLVRSWTHLERQRGGAGFLGGPGETQIESDRRALQEKITKLKRELETVRRTRDLHRAKREKVPFPVVAIVGYTNAGKSTLFNRLTGAGVLAEDMLFATLDPTLRRVRLPHGTPVILSDTVGFISDLPTHLIAAFRATLEEVVEANLIIHLRDISDPDTAAQAEDVERILADLGVDVADTERIIEVWNKIDLLDEGTRERLLADGAGGKASPPVPISAITGEGIDALAAIVEERLSGELKPVTVTLQADQLGLTDWLYRNGDVIGRTDNEDGSVSISLKATAAAREEIESRLRRNNKG; this comes from the coding sequence GTGGGCGACGGGGCACGCAAGGGCAGGGGCGGCACGTCTAACGCCGGCCGCGACGAGCTTACGCGCGCCGTCGTCATCGCGCCGGTGCTTCCTCGCAACCAGCGTTCCGACGACGATTCCAACCGTCCGCGCCTGAACCGGTCGGCAGAGGCGCGCCTCGACGAGGCCGTGGGTCTCGCCGAGGCGATCGATCTCAATCCGATCCATACCGCCATTGTCACCGTCAATGACCCGCGTCCATCGACATTGCTCGGTAGCGGCAAGGTGGACGAATTGGCGGAGATCGTGAAGGAGAGCCGAGCCGAGCTGGTGATCGTGGACCATCCGCTGACGCCGGTGCAGCAGCGCAATCTGGAGAAAGCGACAGACGCCAAGGTGCTGGATCGCACCGGGCTGATCCTCGAGATTTTCGGCCGGCGCGCGCGGACCAAGGAAGGCACGCTGCAGGTCGACCTGGCGCATCTGAATTACCAGAAGGGCCGCCTGGTGCGAAGCTGGACCCACCTCGAGCGCCAGCGCGGCGGCGCCGGCTTTCTTGGCGGTCCCGGCGAAACCCAGATCGAATCCGATCGACGGGCACTTCAGGAAAAGATCACCAAGCTGAAGCGCGAGCTGGAGACGGTGCGGCGCACCCGCGACCTGCACCGCGCCAAGCGCGAGAAGGTGCCGTTCCCGGTCGTCGCCATCGTCGGCTACACCAATGCCGGAAAATCGACGCTGTTCAACCGGCTGACCGGAGCAGGGGTGCTTGCCGAGGACATGCTGTTCGCCACGCTCGACCCGACGCTGCGCCGGGTTCGGCTGCCGCATGGCACGCCGGTAATCCTGTCGGACACGGTCGGCTTCATCTCCGACCTGCCAACGCATCTGATTGCGGCATTCCGCGCGACGCTGGAGGAAGTGGTCGAAGCCAACCTGATCATCCATCTGCGCGATATTTCGGACCCGGATACTGCCGCGCAGGCAGAGGATGTCGAGCGCATCCTGGCGGATCTCGGCGTCGATGTCGCCGACACAGAGCGGATCATCGAGGTCTGGAACAAGATTGATCTCCTCGACGAGGGTACCCGCGAGCGGCTGCTTGCAGACGGCGCCGGCGGGAAGGCTTCGCCGCCGGTTCCGATTTCGGCGATCACGGGTGAGGGCATCGACGCGCTCGCGGCGATCGTCGAAGAGCGGCTTTCGGGCGAGCTCAAGCCGGTGACGGTGACGCTTCAGGCGGACCAACTCGGTCTGACGGATTGGCTCTACCGAAACGGCGACGTGATCGGCAGGACCGACAACGAAGACGGCAGCGTCTCGATCTCATTGAAAGCCACGGCTGCGGCGCGCGAAGAGATCGAAAGCAGATTAAGGCGCAATAACAAAGGGTAG
- the hfq gene encoding RNA chaperone Hfq, whose protein sequence is MAERTQNLQDLFLNSVRKSKNPLTIFLINGVKLTGVVTSFDNFCVLLRRDGHSQLVYKHAISTIMPSQPVQMFDGEENGQGA, encoded by the coding sequence ATGGCGGAACGTACGCAAAATCTTCAGGACCTGTTCCTGAATTCAGTTCGCAAGAGCAAAAACCCACTTACAATCTTTCTCATCAACGGCGTGAAACTGACCGGCGTCGTAACTTCGTTCGACAATTTCTGCGTGTTGCTGCGCCGCGACGGTCATTCACAGCTCGTCTACAAGCACGCGATTTCCACCATCATGCCGAGCCAGCCGGTTCAGATGTTCGATGGTGAGGAAAACGGCCAGGGCGCCTGA
- a CDS encoding D-amino-acid transaminase: MSRIAYVNGRYVAHSEACVHIEDRGYQFADGVYEVCEVARGYIVEMKRHLDRLNRSLTELSIDWPMTRAAFEIVVAEVVRRNRVKDGLVYLQVTRGVASRDFLFPQNTKPSLVVTARKVDPAAGQKRAEGGIKVITVPENRWDRVDIKSVGLLPNVLAKQKAKEAGAQEAWFVDVEGNVKEGGSSNAWIVTKDGSLVTRPAEYGILRGITRTTLFDVAAKLGLKIEERGFSVAEAKAAREAFISSATTIAMPVVEIDGQPIANGHPGSVALSLRRAFFDIAEKRPA; the protein is encoded by the coding sequence ATGTCGCGCATTGCCTATGTCAACGGACGCTACGTCGCCCATTCCGAAGCCTGCGTGCACATCGAGGATCGCGGCTACCAGTTCGCCGACGGCGTTTATGAAGTCTGCGAGGTCGCCCGCGGCTACATCGTCGAGATGAAGCGTCATCTCGACCGCCTGAACCGCTCACTCACCGAACTGTCGATCGACTGGCCGATGACGCGGGCCGCATTCGAGATCGTGGTGGCGGAAGTGGTGCGCCGCAACCGGGTCAAGGACGGGCTGGTCTACCTTCAGGTTACACGCGGCGTGGCCAGCCGCGACTTCCTTTTCCCGCAGAATACAAAGCCCTCGCTGGTCGTGACTGCCAGGAAAGTCGACCCTGCGGCTGGCCAGAAGCGGGCCGAGGGCGGCATCAAAGTCATCACCGTGCCCGAGAATCGCTGGGACCGCGTCGACATCAAGTCGGTGGGCCTGCTCCCGAACGTGCTGGCGAAACAGAAGGCCAAGGAAGCCGGCGCCCAGGAAGCCTGGTTCGTCGATGTCGAGGGCAACGTCAAGGAAGGCGGATCATCGAATGCCTGGATAGTTACCAAAGATGGTTCTCTGGTCACGCGGCCTGCTGAGTACGGCATCCTGCGCGGCATTACCCGGACCACTTTGTTCGACGTGGCGGCCAAGCTGGGCTTGAAGATCGAAGAGCGCGGCTTCTCTGTTGCCGAGGCCAAAGCGGCGCGCGAGGCTTTCATCAGTTCCGCTACTACGATCGCCATGCCGGTCGTGGAGATCGACGGCCAGCCGATCGCCAACGGACATCCCGGATCGGTTGCGCTTTCGCTCAGGCGGGCTTTTTTTGACATTGCGGAAAAAAGGCCGGCCTGA
- a CDS encoding MBL fold metallo-hydrolase yields the protein MQLQLIRNATLKLAYGEATILVDPYFAPKHSLPSFTGRSQNPMVDLPVTVEEILDGVELVIVSHLHTDHFDTVAKEVLPKHWPLVCQPSDEATIQQAGFTNVTPLASELTWRGIRITRREGNHGTGAVLEKMGRVMGFTLEAEGEPSVYWAGDTVLYPPVLETIKAFDPDLIVTHSCGARWDDRLIVMDAEQTVETAEIAPRATVIATHMEALDHATVSRDELRAHATSRRLSRERLLVPADGELLTLPAAGR from the coding sequence ATGCAGCTCCAGCTCATCCGCAATGCGACGCTCAAGCTTGCCTATGGCGAGGCGACTATCCTCGTCGATCCGTATTTTGCGCCGAAACACAGCCTGCCATCCTTCACCGGCCGCTCGCAAAATCCGATGGTGGATCTGCCGGTGACGGTCGAGGAGATCCTCGACGGCGTGGAGCTGGTTATTGTCTCGCATCTTCACACCGATCATTTCGATACCGTCGCGAAAGAAGTCCTGCCCAAGCACTGGCCTCTGGTCTGCCAGCCCAGCGACGAGGCTACTATCCAACAGGCCGGCTTCACCAATGTTACGCCGCTCGCCAGCGAACTCACCTGGCGCGGTATCAGGATCACCCGGCGCGAGGGCAATCACGGCACCGGAGCCGTGCTTGAGAAGATGGGGCGGGTGATGGGTTTTACGCTGGAGGCGGAGGGAGAGCCGTCGGTCTACTGGGCCGGCGATACGGTGCTCTACCCACCGGTGCTCGAAACCATCAAGGCATTTGACCCGGATTTGATCGTAACCCACTCCTGCGGCGCGCGGTGGGACGACAGGCTGATTGTGATGGATGCGGAGCAGACGGTCGAGACGGCCGAGATCGCGCCGCGGGCCACGGTGATCGCCACCCACATGGAAGCGCTCGACCACGCCACGGTTAGCCGGGACGAACTGCGAGCTCATGCCACGTCGCGTCGGTTGTCGCGCGAACGTTTGCTCGTTCCGGCTGACGGCGAGCTGCTTACATTGCCGGCCGCCGGGCGCTAA
- the trkA gene encoding Trk system potassium transporter TrkA produces MRIIICGAGQVGYGIAERLAAEKNDISIIDTSPELIQAVRDSLDVRGFVGHGSHPEVLEKAGAQQADMIIAVTLYDEVNIVACEVAHALFNVPMKVARIRSQSYLQPHYQDLFSRDHLPIDVIISPELEVGEMVLRRIALPGATDVVRFAENKVAMVAIECLEDCPVINTPLAQLSELFPDLPATVVGVTRNGKLFIPRSADQLVAGDLAYVVTTKDQVRRTLGLFGHEEQEATRIVIAGGGNIGLFVAKTIEKRQNRTKVKMIEHGRERAVAIADELRRTVVLNGSALDQKLLLEADIQEADLMIALTNNDQVNILSSVMAKRLGCKSNLALINNPAYLDMTKSVGIDATVNPGTVTVSRILQHVRRGRIRAVHSIQRGVAEIIEAEALETSPLVGPFLRELDLPDGMRIGAIYRDGEVIKPSGSLRIKPKDRVVIFALAHAVKQVEQMFRVSLEFF; encoded by the coding sequence ATGCGCATCATAATCTGCGGTGCAGGGCAGGTCGGCTACGGCATTGCCGAAAGACTGGCGGCCGAGAAGAACGACATCTCGATCATCGACACCTCGCCCGAGCTCATTCAGGCAGTTCGCGATTCGCTCGACGTCCGCGGCTTCGTCGGGCACGGCTCGCATCCGGAAGTCCTGGAAAAGGCCGGCGCGCAGCAGGCAGACATGATCATCGCCGTGACGCTCTACGACGAGGTCAACATCGTCGCCTGCGAAGTTGCGCATGCTCTGTTCAACGTGCCGATGAAGGTCGCCCGGATCCGCTCGCAGTCATACCTGCAGCCGCACTACCAGGACTTGTTCTCGCGCGACCATTTGCCCATCGACGTGATCATCTCGCCAGAACTGGAAGTGGGCGAGATGGTGCTGCGCCGCATTGCGCTGCCCGGCGCGACGGATGTGGTGCGCTTCGCCGAGAACAAGGTCGCCATGGTGGCGATCGAGTGCCTCGAGGACTGCCCGGTCATAAACACGCCGCTGGCGCAGCTGAGCGAGCTTTTTCCGGACCTCCCGGCCACAGTGGTCGGCGTCACCCGCAACGGCAAGCTGTTCATCCCGCGTTCGGCCGACCAACTGGTCGCCGGCGACCTCGCCTATGTCGTCACCACCAAGGACCAGGTGCGGCGAACGCTTGGCCTTTTTGGCCATGAGGAGCAGGAAGCCACGCGTATCGTGATCGCCGGCGGCGGCAATATCGGGCTGTTCGTGGCCAAGACCATCGAGAAGCGCCAGAACCGCACCAAGGTCAAGATGATAGAACACGGTCGCGAACGCGCCGTGGCGATCGCCGACGAGCTGCGCCGGACTGTGGTGCTCAACGGCAGCGCGCTCGACCAGAAGCTGCTGCTTGAAGCCGACATTCAGGAAGCCGACCTGATGATCGCGCTGACCAACAACGACCAGGTCAACATCCTGTCCAGCGTCATGGCCAAGCGGCTCGGCTGCAAGTCCAACCTGGCGCTGATCAACAATCCTGCCTATCTCGACATGACCAAATCCGTCGGCATCGACGCAACGGTCAATCCCGGCACGGTCACCGTCTCGCGCATCCTGCAGCATGTGAGGCGAGGGCGCATCCGTGCCGTGCACTCCATACAGCGCGGTGTGGCCGAGATCATCGAGGCAGAGGCGCTGGAAACATCACCGCTGGTCGGCCCTTTCCTGCGCGAACTGGATCTGCCGGACGGCATGCGCATCGGCGCGATCTATCGCGACGGCGAGGTTATCAAGCCGAGCGGGTCGCTGCGCATCAAACCCAAGGACAGGGTGGTGATCTTCGCGCTCGCCCATGCCGTCAAGCAGGTCGAGCAGATGTTCCGAGTCAGCCTCGAATTCTTTTGA
- a CDS encoding sigma-54 dependent transcriptional regulator — translation MASDILIVDDEEDIRELVAGILSDEGHETRTAHGADSALAAIADRVPRLVFLDIWLQGSRLDGLALLDEIKTMHPHLPVVMISGHGNIETAVSAIRRGAYDFIEKPFKADRLILIAERALETSKLKREVSDLKMRSGETYDLIGMSSAMTQLRQTVERVAPTNSRIMIIGPSGSGKEQVARAIHALSARKTGPFVSLNAATITPERMEIELFGTESNGGERKVGALEEAHRGILYLDEVADMPRETQSKILRVLVDQQFERVGGTKRVKVDVRIISSTAQNLEAMIAEGRFREDLYHRLAVVPVMVPGLAERREDIPYLVDGFIKQVARHAGIKPRRIGEDAMAVLQAHNWPGNVRQLRNNIERLMILVRGNDVEAPITADLLPAEIGDVMPRAPNQSDQHIMALPLREAREMFEKEYLIAQINRFGGNISRTAEFIGMERSALHRKLKSLGV, via the coding sequence ATGGCGTCTGATATTCTCATCGTCGATGACGAGGAAGACATCCGCGAACTCGTCGCCGGTATTCTGAGCGACGAAGGTCACGAAACCCGTACGGCGCATGGCGCCGACAGCGCGCTTGCGGCGATCGCGGATCGCGTGCCGCGGCTCGTGTTTCTGGACATATGGCTGCAAGGATCGCGCCTCGACGGGCTGGCGTTGCTCGACGAGATCAAGACCATGCATCCGCACCTGCCGGTCGTGATGATCTCGGGTCACGGCAACATCGAAACCGCGGTTTCGGCAATCCGACGCGGCGCCTATGATTTCATCGAGAAGCCGTTCAAGGCGGACCGCCTGATCCTGATCGCCGAGCGCGCACTCGAAACCTCCAAGCTCAAGCGCGAGGTTTCGGACCTGAAGATGCGTAGCGGCGAGACCTACGATTTGATCGGCATGTCGTCGGCCATGACGCAATTGCGCCAGACGGTAGAGCGCGTGGCGCCGACCAACAGCCGGATCATGATCATCGGCCCCTCCGGTTCCGGCAAGGAGCAGGTCGCGCGCGCCATTCACGCGCTGTCGGCGCGCAAGACCGGGCCGTTCGTTTCACTCAACGCCGCCACGATCACGCCCGAGCGCATGGAGATCGAGCTTTTCGGCACCGAATCCAATGGTGGCGAGCGCAAGGTCGGCGCGCTTGAGGAGGCGCATCGCGGTATCCTCTATCTCGACGAGGTCGCCGATATGCCGCGCGAGACCCAGAGCAAGATCCTTCGCGTGCTGGTCGACCAGCAATTCGAGCGGGTAGGGGGCACCAAGCGGGTCAAGGTCGATGTGCGAATCATCTCGTCAACTGCGCAGAACCTGGAGGCGATGATCGCCGAGGGCCGTTTCCGCGAGGATCTCTATCATCGCCTGGCGGTGGTGCCGGTCATGGTGCCTGGCCTCGCGGAGCGGCGCGAGGACATTCCCTACCTCGTCGACGGCTTCATCAAGCAGGTCGCCAGGCACGCAGGCATCAAGCCGCGCCGCATAGGCGAGGACGCCATGGCGGTGCTGCAGGCGCATAACTGGCCGGGCAATGTGCGACAGCTGCGCAACAATATCGAGCGGCTGATGATCCTGGTGCGCGGCAATGATGTCGAGGCGCCGATCACCGCCGACCTGCTGCCCGCCGAGATCGGCGATGTCATGCCGCGCGCGCCCAACCAGTCGGACCAGCACATCATGGCGCTGCCGCTGCGCGAGGCGCGCGAAATGTTCGAGAAGGAATATCTGATCGCACAGATCAACAGGTTTGGCGGCAACATCTCGCGTACGGCCGAGTTCATTGGTATGGAGAGGTCGGCGCTGCACCGCAAACTGAAATCCCTCGGAGTCTGA
- a CDS encoding PAS domain-containing sensor histidine kinase, protein MAIPASPATTRLFSQAGSLDGRRLLALPGIVAVVGSLATAAISFAILVGATPIEPDDATTLALIIGINAAFILFLIALIGREVHRVLAARRRGKAASRLHVRIVAMFSLVAALPAILVAVIASITLDIGLDRWFEIRTKTIVNSSLSIAEAYVQENARNLQGTTLSMAYDLDNARTLYNLDRTGFRNFMSQQAVGRALAHAALIRDDGSFIMSAETAADFTMPEPPAGAVQDAQNGRPVLIEPRTRNIVGAVVKLREIPDVYLYTIRLVDPEVIRARQIVTANTDAYRGLEANRRTTQVAFALLYLGLTLVIVLSAIWTGIAVADRLVRPIRQLIGAADEVATGNLDVAVPVRPSDGDVASLGDTFNKMLLQLKSQRNEILAAKDLVDERRRFSEAVLAGVTAGVIGVDPYGIVTIVNRSAETMLALSAKTSVGQNLSTLLPQVGRVFEIGRKSGRPVYREQVTFYRAGAERTFNVQVTVEAGETADDEKSYVVTIDDITDLVQAQRTSAWADVARRIAHEIKNPLTPIQLSAERIKRRYGKVITEDREVFDQCTDTIIRQVGDIGRMVDEFSAFARMPKPDMTIMDLREPLREASFLIEVSRSDIAFERDFGNEPLKGKFDSRLMSQAFGNVIKNAAEAIEAAERENGRAGAIRIKARREGRMIRVDVIDNGKGLPRENRQRLLEPYMTTREKGTGLGLAIVKKIVEDHGGRLELHDAPPDFHDGRGAMITMLLPTAPESAALSPDSGAAERETEKVDNGV, encoded by the coding sequence ATGGCGATTCCGGCATCACCTGCAACCACACGGCTTTTTTCGCAAGCCGGGTCGCTCGACGGCCGCCGTCTGCTGGCGCTGCCGGGAATCGTGGCCGTCGTGGGTTCGCTTGCCACGGCCGCGATCTCGTTCGCAATTCTGGTCGGCGCGACGCCGATCGAACCCGACGACGCCACCACGCTGGCGCTGATCATCGGCATCAACGCCGCTTTCATCCTCTTCCTGATCGCGTTGATCGGCCGCGAGGTACACCGTGTTCTGGCGGCGCGCCGGCGCGGCAAGGCGGCATCGCGGCTGCATGTGCGCATCGTCGCCATGTTCTCGCTTGTGGCGGCGCTGCCGGCCATTCTGGTTGCGGTCATCGCGTCGATTACGCTCGATATCGGGCTCGACCGCTGGTTCGAGATCCGAACCAAGACGATCGTCAATTCGTCGCTGTCGATCGCCGAAGCCTATGTGCAGGAGAACGCCCGCAATCTGCAGGGGACGACGCTGTCCATGGCCTACGATCTGGACAATGCCCGCACCCTCTACAATCTCGACCGCACCGGCTTCCGCAATTTCATGAGCCAGCAGGCGGTAGGCCGGGCGCTCGCACACGCAGCGCTTATCCGCGACGATGGATCATTCATCATGAGTGCGGAGACGGCAGCCGATTTCACCATGCCGGAGCCGCCAGCGGGTGCTGTGCAGGATGCCCAGAACGGGCGGCCAGTGCTGATCGAGCCGCGGACACGCAATATTGTCGGCGCTGTCGTGAAGCTGAGGGAAATCCCGGACGTCTATCTCTACACGATCCGGCTGGTCGACCCGGAAGTGATCCGAGCCCGCCAGATCGTTACGGCCAATACCGACGCCTATCGGGGGTTGGAAGCCAACCGCCGCACCACGCAGGTGGCTTTCGCGCTGCTTTATCTCGGGCTGACGCTGGTCATCGTGCTATCGGCGATATGGACCGGCATCGCGGTCGCCGACCGGCTGGTCAGGCCTATCCGCCAGCTCATCGGAGCGGCCGACGAGGTCGCGACAGGCAATCTCGACGTTGCCGTACCGGTCCGGCCTTCGGACGGCGATGTCGCCTCGCTCGGCGACACCTTCAACAAGATGCTGCTGCAGTTGAAATCGCAGCGCAACGAGATCCTCGCCGCCAAGGACCTGGTCGACGAGCGCCGGCGCTTTTCCGAGGCCGTGCTTGCCGGCGTCACCGCCGGCGTCATCGGTGTCGATCCCTACGGCATCGTCACCATCGTCAACCGCTCGGCCGAAACCATGCTGGCGCTTTCGGCGAAAACTTCGGTCGGCCAGAACCTGTCGACGCTGCTGCCGCAGGTCGGGCGCGTCTTCGAGATCGGGCGCAAGTCCGGCAGGCCGGTCTATCGCGAACAGGTGACCTTCTACCGCGCCGGCGCCGAGCGAACCTTCAACGTCCAGGTTACGGTCGAGGCCGGCGAAACCGCGGATGATGAAAAATCCTATGTGGTGACGATCGACGACATCACCGACCTGGTGCAGGCGCAGCGCACCTCGGCTTGGGCGGATGTGGCGCGACGCATTGCCCACGAGATCAAGAACCCGCTGACCCCGATCCAGCTTTCGGCCGAGCGCATCAAGCGCCGCTACGGCAAGGTCATCACCGAGGACCGCGAGGTTTTCGACCAGTGCACCGACACCATCATCCGGCAGGTCGGCGACATCGGCCGCATGGTCGATGAATTTTCGGCCTTCGCCCGCATGCCGAAGCCGGATATGACGATCATGGACCTGCGCGAGCCGTTGCGAGAGGCGTCGTTCCTCATCGAGGTCAGCCGCTCCGACATCGCCTTCGAGCGCGATTTCGGCAATGAGCCGCTCAAGGGCAAGTTCGACAGCCGGCTTATGTCGCAGGCTTTCGGCAATGTCATCAAGAACGCGGCCGAGGCGATCGAGGCAGCCGAGCGCGAAAACGGGCGGGCGGGCGCGATAAGGATCAAGGCCCGGCGAGAAGGCAGGATGATCCGCGTCGATGTCATCGACAACGGCAAGGGATTGCCGCGCGAAAATCGCCAGCGCCTGCTGGAGCCCTATATGACGACGCGTGAAAAGGGGACCGGGCTCGGCCTCGCCATCGTCAAAAAGATAGTGGAGGACCATGGCGGCCGGCTGGAACTGCACGATGCGCCGCCAGACTTCCATGACGGACGCGGCGCAATGATCACCATGCTTTTGCCCACCGCACCTGAAAGCGCAGCGCTGTCGCCGGACAGCGGCGCGGCCGAACGAGAAACTGAAAAGGTCGATAATGGCGTCTGA